Proteins found in one Fibrobacter sp. UWEL genomic segment:
- a CDS encoding cation diffusion facilitator family transporter: MTRIAKQDDSAEVRHVTWVGLGWNVALSVGKFLAGFFGGSQALIADAIHSASDFLTDIAVIAGSKLWNCPPDENHPYGHRRFETLISVGIGVAVCAVGVGLGYDAIQTLRLGEDGASHPEWIAAAMAALSIIIKEGLFRYTRKAGKNIRSQALEANAWHHRSDAYSSIPVLIAVGIGILFPELWFADSVGAIIVACFILHSGYEIAWPGIHQVADIGAPEEIAAKLKTLALETPGVISIHGFRTRFVGSDLHVDLHIVVPADMTLLAAHDLSEEVERRILEAGENVVDAMVHVDPYDPKKAGEA; encoded by the coding sequence ATGACTCGCATCGCAAAGCAAGATGATAGCGCCGAAGTGCGGCACGTAACCTGGGTTGGCCTGGGTTGGAACGTGGCTCTTTCCGTAGGGAAATTCCTGGCGGGTTTCTTTGGCGGCTCTCAGGCCTTGATTGCCGATGCCATTCACAGTGCGTCCGACTTCCTTACGGATATTGCTGTGATTGCAGGTTCCAAGCTGTGGAACTGCCCTCCCGATGAAAATCACCCTTATGGTCATCGCCGTTTCGAGACCCTTATTTCTGTAGGAATTGGCGTTGCGGTTTGCGCTGTTGGCGTGGGGCTAGGTTATGATGCCATCCAGACTTTGCGATTGGGGGAGGATGGCGCCTCTCACCCGGAATGGATTGCCGCCGCCATGGCCGCCCTGTCCATTATCATCAAGGAAGGTTTGTTCCGCTATACTCGCAAGGCGGGCAAGAATATCCGCAGTCAAGCTCTGGAAGCTAACGCCTGGCACCATCGTAGCGACGCCTATAGTTCCATCCCCGTGTTGATTGCGGTGGGCATCGGCATTCTTTTCCCGGAGCTGTGGTTTGCGGACTCCGTTGGCGCTATCATTGTGGCTTGCTTCATTCTGCATTCCGGATATGAAATCGCCTGGCCTGGAATCCATCAGGTGGCCGATATTGGCGCTCCCGAAGAAATCGCGGCGAAGTTAAAAACTCTGGCTCTTGAAACTCCCGGGGTCATTAGCATTCATGGGTTCCGCACCCGCTTCGTAGGCAGTGACCTTCATGTAGACTTGCATATTGTGGTGCCTGCCGACATGACCCTCCTGGCAGCCCATGACCTTTCCGAAGAAGTGGAACGCCGCATCCTTGAAGCGGGCGAAAACGTGGTAGACGCCATGGTCCATGTGGACCCCTACGATCCCAAGAAAGCCGGTGAGGCGTAA
- a CDS encoding pitrilysin family protein, with the protein MKFSRKVLLPVMAALSMALPSSVFADVNLPVHREVLDNGLTVLLHPNKQAPTVSCRLFYVTGSVHEVPGKSGLAHLLEHELFKGTKKVGIQDSVADVRFMAQQDSLQALIRPAKLSGDTATVRKLTAEHDSIVNEHRKIFVKDELWGAYQAAGGTGLNAFTTDLMTAYIVTLPKNKIEMFMWLEADRMQNAVLREFYSERDVVREERRMRYDDKPTGRYYETLNSMIYEAFPYRVPTIGWPSDIANLTREMADEHYRKYYKPRNAILVLAGDLDTTSTMEMVKKYFANIPAGEAFPPLTIRDPEQAGEKRLTVKRPDAPNMYNLVFKTPEVGDDILYALDIAEGVLNGRSGKLYKRLVEQEKLAVGVSASNSPNKYVSEFSVRVNMRPDADPAKVEAIIWEELEKLKTEPVSEREFQKVKNRAYAGLVRSLTDMENVATMLAWYEMFGDYKIFLHWADELNKVSAADVQAAVQKTFVREKSVAGFLLKEKPAVAATADKTAEAKPAEPTAAQAATPAATAAPAAKPAKKASKKKK; encoded by the coding sequence ATGAAGTTTTCTCGCAAAGTTTTATTGCCGGTGATGGCAGCCCTCTCCATGGCGCTGCCTTCTTCCGTATTTGCCGATGTGAACCTTCCCGTCCATAGGGAAGTTCTGGATAACGGCCTTACCGTCCTGTTGCATCCTAACAAGCAGGCTCCTACCGTAAGCTGCCGCCTGTTCTACGTGACCGGTTCCGTACACGAAGTTCCGGGAAAATCTGGCCTCGCTCACCTGCTGGAACATGAACTGTTCAAGGGAACCAAGAAGGTGGGCATCCAGGATAGTGTTGCTGACGTCCGTTTCATGGCTCAACAGGATAGCCTCCAGGCTCTCATCCGCCCGGCGAAACTTTCTGGCGATACTGCCACCGTGCGTAAACTTACCGCGGAACACGATTCCATCGTCAATGAACATCGCAAGATATTCGTGAAGGATGAACTGTGGGGCGCCTATCAGGCTGCCGGCGGTACGGGCCTCAACGCCTTTACAACCGACCTCATGACCGCATACATCGTGACGCTTCCCAAGAACAAGATCGAGATGTTCATGTGGTTGGAAGCAGACCGTATGCAGAACGCAGTGCTCCGCGAATTCTATTCCGAACGTGACGTGGTCCGCGAAGAACGCCGTATGCGTTACGACGACAAACCCACGGGCCGTTACTACGAAACCTTGAACTCCATGATTTACGAGGCTTTCCCTTACCGCGTGCCTACCATCGGCTGGCCCAGCGATATTGCAAACCTGACTCGTGAAATGGCCGACGAACATTACCGCAAGTACTACAAGCCCCGCAATGCCATTCTCGTTCTGGCAGGCGACCTGGATACCACATCCACCATGGAGATGGTCAAGAAGTACTTCGCCAATATTCCTGCTGGGGAAGCTTTCCCCCCGCTGACCATCCGCGACCCTGAACAGGCTGGTGAAAAACGCCTGACGGTGAAGCGCCCCGATGCCCCGAACATGTATAATCTAGTGTTCAAAACACCCGAAGTAGGTGACGACATCCTGTATGCTCTGGACATTGCCGAAGGTGTGCTGAATGGCCGTAGCGGTAAACTGTACAAGCGTCTGGTGGAACAGGAAAAACTGGCTGTAGGTGTAAGCGCAAGCAATAGCCCCAACAAGTATGTTTCCGAATTTAGCGTCCGCGTGAACATGCGCCCCGATGCAGACCCCGCCAAGGTAGAGGCCATCATTTGGGAAGAACTGGAAAAACTGAAGACTGAACCGGTCAGCGAACGCGAATTCCAGAAGGTAAAGAATCGCGCCTACGCTGGTCTTGTCCGCAGCCTCACCGACATGGAAAATGTGGCTACCATGCTTGCCTGGTACGAAATGTTTGGCGACTACAAGATTTTCCTCCACTGGGCAGATGAACTGAACAAGGTAAGCGCTGCCGACGTGCAGGCCGCAGTCCAGAAAACATTCGTTCGCGAAAAGTCCGTTGCAGGCTTCCTCCTGAAGGAAAAACCTGCGGTTGCTGCCACCGCCGACAAAACTGCAGAAGCTAAACCCGCGGAACCCACCGCAGCACAGGCTGCTACCCCCGCCGCTACCGCAGCTCCTGCCGCAAAGCCCGCAAAGAAAGCCTCCAAAAAGAAGAAGTAA
- a CDS encoding aldo/keto reductase: MILDETFKLANGARIPKVALGTWQTPDDVVAEAVVAAIDAGYKHIDTAAVYGNERGVGDGLSRALQKTGIHRESIFVTTKIPAEVKSYKGAEQSIQDSFERLATPHIDMMLIHWPKPWAEMKDPNAPSYNAENLEVWRAMEAAHDWGKIRCLGVSNFSIDDIKNIQDNCRVQPVVNQIRVHIGHVPFELIEFCRINNIRVEAYSPNATGRLSQVPAVCEMAKKYGVSVPQLANRFCLQLNLVTLPKSTHAERIIENGNLDFEITAEDMEQLLQMPEI; the protein is encoded by the coding sequence ATGATTTTAGACGAAACTTTTAAGCTGGCAAATGGCGCACGTATTCCAAAGGTGGCTCTGGGTACATGGCAGACTCCCGATGATGTAGTTGCGGAGGCTGTTGTTGCGGCCATCGACGCAGGTTATAAACATATTGACACCGCTGCCGTCTACGGTAACGAACGTGGGGTAGGCGATGGCCTTTCCCGCGCCCTCCAGAAAACAGGGATCCACCGCGAGAGTATTTTCGTTACCACCAAGATTCCCGCAGAAGTCAAGAGCTACAAGGGCGCAGAACAAAGCATCCAGGATAGTTTTGAACGTCTGGCCACACCTCACATCGACATGATGCTCATTCACTGGCCTAAACCGTGGGCCGAAATGAAGGATCCTAACGCTCCCAGCTATAATGCCGAAAATCTCGAGGTCTGGCGCGCTATGGAAGCCGCACATGATTGGGGCAAGATCCGCTGTCTGGGCGTTTCCAACTTCAGTATCGACGACATCAAGAACATTCAGGACAATTGCCGCGTCCAGCCGGTAGTGAACCAAATACGCGTCCACATCGGGCATGTTCCCTTTGAACTCATCGAATTTTGCCGCATCAACAATATACGTGTGGAGGCTTATTCTCCCAATGCAACGGGCCGCCTTTCCCAAGTCCCCGCAGTTTGTGAAATGGCAAAAAAGTATGGTGTTTCCGTTCCCCAGCTGGCCAACCGCTTCTGCCTCCAGCTAAATCTGGTAACGCTGCCAAAATCCACTCACGCCGAACGCATCATCGAGAATGGCAACCTGGATTTTGAAATCACCGCCGAGGATATGGAACAGCTCCTGCAAATGCCGGAGATCTAA
- the thiC gene encoding phosphomethylpyrimidine synthase ThiC, which translates to MNSRKIYVPGKIFSDIKVGMREIQTEDPLTPFVPVYDTSGPYSDENATIDVTKGIERFRESWIQERGDAEQLDDMTSAYGRARRENHELDHLRFNAVHHPMRAKSGHKLTQLDYARAGVITKEMEYVAIRENQKLDELGVKGTPVTAEFVRDEILAGRAIIPGNINHPECEPMIIGTNFLTKINSNIGNSAITSSIEEEVEKMAWSVRWGADTVMDLSTGKHIHETREWIIRNSPVPIGTVPIYQALEKVNGKAEELTWELYRDTLIEQAEQGVDYFTIHAGLLMEHIPMCAKRTTGIVSRGGSILALWQMKHHQQNFLYTHFREICEILAQYDVAVSLGDGLRPGSLADANDEAQFGELDTLGELTKIAWEYGVQVIIEGPGHVPMHKIQDNMARQLEKCHGAPFYTLGPLTTDIAPGYDHITSAIGAAQIGWYGTAMLCYVTPKEHLGLPDRDDVRAGVVTYKLAAHAADLAKGHYGAEFRDDALSRARFDFRWNDQFALSLDPEKAMEFHDKTLPGNQAKSSHFCSMCGPNFCSMRISKAIRNFVDTGDIGDV; encoded by the coding sequence ATGAACTCCCGGAAGATTTATGTGCCGGGTAAGATTTTCTCCGATATCAAAGTTGGCATGCGTGAAATTCAGACCGAAGATCCGCTGACTCCTTTTGTGCCGGTGTATGATACCAGTGGCCCGTACAGCGATGAGAATGCAACCATCGACGTGACCAAGGGTATTGAACGTTTCCGCGAAAGCTGGATTCAGGAACGTGGCGACGCCGAACAGCTGGACGATATGACTTCCGCTTACGGTCGTGCCCGTCGTGAAAATCACGAACTGGACCACCTGCGTTTTAATGCGGTGCATCATCCCATGCGCGCTAAGAGCGGCCACAAGCTGACCCAGCTGGATTATGCACGAGCTGGTGTGATTACCAAGGAAATGGAATACGTCGCCATCCGCGAAAACCAGAAGCTGGATGAACTGGGCGTGAAGGGTACTCCTGTCACCGCAGAATTCGTCCGCGATGAAATTCTGGCAGGTCGCGCCATCATTCCGGGTAACATCAACCACCCCGAATGCGAACCCATGATCATTGGTACCAACTTCCTCACCAAGATCAACAGTAACATCGGTAACTCCGCCATCACCTCCTCTATTGAAGAAGAAGTGGAAAAGATGGCCTGGTCCGTGCGCTGGGGTGCAGATACCGTCATGGATCTTTCCACCGGTAAGCACATTCACGAAACCCGCGAATGGATTATCCGTAACAGCCCCGTGCCTATCGGAACAGTGCCTATTTACCAGGCTCTGGAAAAGGTCAACGGCAAGGCTGAAGAACTGACTTGGGAACTTTACCGCGATACTTTGATTGAACAGGCTGAACAGGGCGTGGACTACTTTACCATTCACGCAGGCTTGTTGATGGAGCACATCCCCATGTGCGCCAAGCGTACTACCGGCATTGTGAGCCGCGGCGGTTCCATTCTTGCACTGTGGCAGATGAAGCATCACCAGCAGAACTTCCTGTACACTCACTTCCGTGAAATCTGCGAAATTCTCGCTCAGTACGACGTTGCTGTTTCTCTGGGTGACGGCCTTCGCCCGGGTTCCTTGGCCGACGCCAATGACGAAGCCCAGTTCGGCGAATTGGATACTCTTGGCGAACTGACCAAGATTGCTTGGGAATACGGCGTTCAGGTGATTATCGAAGGTCCGGGTCACGTGCCCATGCACAAGATTCAGGACAATATGGCTCGTCAGTTGGAAAAGTGCCACGGCGCTCCCTTCTACACTCTGGGACCTCTCACCACCGATATCGCCCCCGGTTACGACCACATTACTTCTGCGATTGGCGCTGCCCAGATTGGCTGGTACGGTACTGCCATGCTTTGTTACGTGACCCCCAAGGAACACTTGGGCTTGCCGGACCGCGATGACGTTCGTGCCGGCGTGGTGACTTACAAGCTGGCTGCTCACGCTGCCGACTTGGCCAAGGGCCATTACGGTGCAGAATTCCGCGACGACGCTTTGAGCCGCGCTCGTTTCGACTTCCGTTGGAACGACCAGTTCGCATTGTCCCTGGATCCGGAAAAGGCTATGGAATTCCACGACAAGACTTTGCCTGGTAACCAGGCCAAGTCCAGCCATTTCTGCTCCATGTGCGGTCCCAACTTCTGCAGCATGCGTATCTCCAAGGCTATCCGCAACTTCGTGGATACCGGCGACATCGGTGATGTGTAA